Proteins encoded together in one Camelina sativa cultivar DH55 chromosome 9, Cs, whole genome shotgun sequence window:
- the LOC104715705 gene encoding BTB/POZ domain-containing protein At3g56230-like: MDCSICTTMPTILRPPRNTICGSCYEGAKTTIALLKELEGSKEDHDKSTHESTVKNGSSLSSSPLFSCEPQPLEKVIKWMKNMKETEEEQKKRIVFLSSFVTGFKEQLHANILLKAGDDGPPIPAHRALLASKSEIFKNILDSDGCKSAPEYAITLQELNSEQLQALLEFLYTGTLASDKLEKHVYALFVAADKYMIHYLQELCEQHMLSSLNVSSVLDVLDVSDLGSSKTLKEACLGFVVRNMEDIVFSDKYEAFSQKNQHLCVQITRAFLMETRMMN; this comes from the exons ATGGATTGCTCAATCTGCACCACAATGCCAACTATTTTAAGACCACCAAGAAACACAATATGTGGATCGTGCTACGAAGGGGCTAAAACCACTATCGCGCTGCTCAAGGAGCTTGAGGGCTCGAAAGAAGATCATGACAAATCGACCCATGAGTCCACTGTCAAGAATggctcatctctttcttcttctcctttgttttcttgtgag CCACAACCATTAGAGAAGGTAATCAAATGGATGAAAAACATGAAAGAAACCgaagaagaacagaagaaaaggATAGTCTTCTTGAGCAGCTTTGTTACGGGTTTCAAAGAACAGCTTCATGCTAACATTCTTCTAAAAGCGGGCGATGATGGCCCTCCAATTCCTGCACATAGAGCTTTGCTG GCTTCAAAATCAGAGATCTTCAAGAACATTCTAGACTCAGACGGATGCAAAAGTGCTCCAGAATACGCCATAACGCTCCAAGAACTTAACTCGGAGCAACTTCAAGCTCTCTTGGAGTTTCTATACACCGGCACATTGGCTTCAGACAAGTTGGAGAAACATGTCTATGCCTTGTTTGTTGCGGCAGATAAGTACATGATTCATTACTTGCAAGAGTTGTGCGAGCAACATATGTTGAGTTCCTTGAACGTCTCTAGCGTTCTCGACGTTCTTGATGTCTCGGATCTTGGTTCGAGCAAGACGCTGAAGGAGGCTTGTCTAGGATTCGTGGTGCGGAACATGGAAGACATCGTTTTCTCGGATAAGTACGAGGCTTTCTCTCAGAAAAACCAGCATCTATGTGTGCAGATCACAAGAGCGTTCTTGATGGAAACGAGAA tgatgaattaa
- the LOC104715706 gene encoding serine/threonine-protein kinase PAK 4-like, whose product MAKKTSLRKYSANLEKELRILHRFNSIDCNIVRPKSPIIYHETMPVNVKVCSIYMEVAPHGSLKDMLTKAGGRLPENVVGYCTLMILKGLKDLHQAGYVHCDLRLENILIFKTYTHGELCELKLADFGLSEEPNGPIPLEGSLFEGSPGYLAPEAVGPRRIISPAVDIWSLGVMVVKMLGPPSLVSVRERVIFLSEVLSPMAFDFVRKCTVRDPEGRATAEELLSHPFVRQSIGVPPVEMLPVPACLSDGVVQGRFI is encoded by the coding sequence ATGGCTAAGAAAACATCTCTCCGCAAATACTCAGCGAATCTCGAGAAAGAATTAAGGATCTTACATCGCTTCAACTCCATCGATTGCAACATCGTACGACCCAAAAGCCCTATCATCTATCACGAAACCATGCCCGTCAATGTCAAGGTCTGCTCTATTTACATGGAAGTCGCACCGCATGGTTCACTCAAAGACATGCTAACCAAAGCCGGTGGGAGATTACCGGAGAACGTGGTCGGGTATTGCACACTCATGATTCTTAAAGGGCTCAAGGATCTTCACCAGGCAGGTTACGTCCACTGTGATCTCAGGCTAGAGAACATACTCATCTTCAAGACCTACACTCATGGAGAGCTTTGTGAACTCAAACTTGCTGATTTCGGTTTATCCGAGGAGCCTAATGGACCTATACCATTGGAAGGGTCTCTTTTCGAGGGAAGCCCCGGTTACTTGGCTCCAGAGGCGGTCGGGCCACGTAGGATTATCTCGCCGGCGGTTGATATATGGTCTTTAGGTGTTATGGTGGTTAAGATGTTGGGGCCGCCGTCTCTTGTTAGTGTAAGAGAAAGAGTTATTTTCCTGTCGGAGGTTCTATCACCGATGGCTTTCGACTTTGTGAGAAAGTGCACTGTGCGTGATCCGGAGGGTAGAGCCACCGCAGAGGAGCTGCTGAGCCATCCTTTTGTTAGGCAAAGTATTGGGGTTCCACCGGTTGAGATGCTTCCGGTTCCTGCTTGCTTAAGTGACGGAGTGGTTCAAGGAAGGTTTATCTAG
- the LOC104712284 gene encoding uncharacterized protein LOC104712284 has product MTMHSMTRDAPTMAELPYHSYGSQGQAHPKTTSAPILFLCRSRHLPHITHPSFCRHRRDRASDLRRSKHGSKKTTSSSFSWSSTSSSSSFSSSPPHSSKKRVSHDKKPPLLYANYKEDELSSSPTSTLCYSNGERNGCSSSIGSLKRVLFSGSVESLKKHGTGKVLITNDKNKA; this is encoded by the exons atgaCTATGCATTCGATGACGAGAGATGCTCCTACTATGGCGGAGCTTCCATACCATTCATATGGGAGTCAAGGCCAGGCACACCCAAAAACCACCTCTGCTCCGATTCTCTTCCTCTGCCGCTCACGCCACCTCCCTCATATTACTCATCCGAGCTTTTGTCGACACCGAAGAGACAGGGCAAG CGATCTCAGGAGGAGCAAACACGGTAGTAAAAAGACGACCAGCTCATCGTTTTCTTGGTCTTCtacgtcttcttcatcttctttttcctcttcgCCACCACATTCTTCGAAAAAACGAGTGAGCCATGACAAAAAGCCGCCACTTCTGTACGCTAACTACAAAGAGGATGAGCTTAGCTCGTCGCCTACCTCGACTCTGTGTTACTCCAATGGTGAAAGAAATGGATGTAGTTCTTCAATTGGGAGTCTGAAGAGAGTTCTGTTCTCCGGATCAGTGGAGAGTCTGAAGAAACATGGTACTGGTAAAGTTCTCATCACCAACGacaagaacaaagcttga
- the LOC104712282 gene encoding copper transport protein CCH isoform X2 produces MAQTVVLKVGMSCQGCVGAVNRVLGKMEGVESFDIDIKEQKVTVKGNVEPEAVFQTVSKTGKKTSFWPVEAEVEPKPKS; encoded by the exons ATGGCTcag ACCGTTGTCCTCAAAGTTGGTATGTCATGCCAAGGCTGCGTTGGTGCCGTCAATAGAGTCTTGGGCAAAATGGAAG GGGTTGAGTCATTTGACATTGATATCAAGGAGCAAAAGGTAACAGTGAAAGGTAATGTTGAGCCTGAAGCAGTTTTCCAAACAGTTTCAAAGACCGGAAAGAAGACTTCTTTCTGGCCGGTGGAGGCTGAGGTTGAGCCAAAACCCAAAAGCTGA
- the LOC104712283 gene encoding uncharacterized protein LOC104712283, protein MNIPTRRSPGKRTEAPRSVGGRIPRKPLADCTNIVSRSSRQQPSSTLKFANPSLTSSLKRLVDQTTLKEKPKDVVITSETASEKASPSPAPATNVRPVTRRMSADLGSPASAPSRPQSSRSDLGVSDKESAEPWSVYTVRRKRNIDTSPSSAAARMRLDLTSSAGKKTCQADVNKTKPLKMAPKKRQRTVKQENENLVHAATREYIEQQKAYFAEIDAFELPIEDASSSDSD, encoded by the exons ATGAATATTCCGACACGAAGATCACCGGGTAAAAGAACGGAAGCTCCTCGCTCCGTCGGAGGACGTATACCGAGGAAACCGCTTGCCGATTGTACCAACATCGTCTCCAGATCTTCTCGACAACAGCCATCTTCTACACTCAAATTCGCGAATCCTAGTCTCACTTCATCTCTCAAGAGGTTAGTCGATCAAACTACGCTCAAGGAGAAACCCAAAGATGTTGTTATTACTTCCGAGACTGCTTCCGAGAAAGCTTCTCCGTCTCCCGCTCCTGCCACGAACGTTAGACCCGTCACTCGCCGTATGTCTGCAGATCTGGGTTCTCCGGCCTCTGCTCCTTCTCGTCCCCAATCATCGCGCTCTGACTTGG GCGTTAGTGATAAGGAGTCTGCTGAGCCATGGTCTGTTTACACGGTGAGAAGGAAGAGGAATATAGACACATCTCCCTCTAGTGCAGCGGCTCGCATGCGTCTGGACTTGACATCAAGCGCTGG GAAGAAAACATGTCAAGCAGATGTAAACAAAACGAAGCCCTTGAAAATGGCTCCCAAAAAG AGGCAACGGACGGTAAAGCAAGAGAACGAGAATTTGGTTCATGCAGCTACTCGGGAATATATCGAGCAGCAGAAAGCATACTTTGCAGAGATAGATGCATTTGAACTGCCAATTGAAGATGCATCTAGTAGCGACTCAGACTAA
- the LOC104712282 gene encoding copper transport protein CCH isoform X1, which translates to MAQTVVLKVGMSCQGCVGAVNRVLGKMEGLHGVESFDIDIKEQKVTVKGNVEPEAVFQTVSKTGKKTSFWPVEAEVEPKPKS; encoded by the exons ATGGCTcag ACCGTTGTCCTCAAAGTTGGTATGTCATGCCAAGGCTGCGTTGGTGCCGTCAATAGAGTCTTGGGCAAAATGGAAGGTTTGCAT GGGGTTGAGTCATTTGACATTGATATCAAGGAGCAAAAGGTAACAGTGAAAGGTAATGTTGAGCCTGAAGCAGTTTTCCAAACAGTTTCAAAGACCGGAAAGAAGACTTCTTTCTGGCCGGTGGAGGCTGAGGTTGAGCCAAAACCCAAAAGCTGA
- the LOC104712286 gene encoding WEB family protein At3g56270-like, protein MSENPAAETIPGTPVIREVRTGSGFESFNPVSARRGVVRAEVDSSPPLFGGRPFNLEDNLEGVREFDIKRMKKQTVELEKDLIMKELETLDFLEALASTKSIVEDFKRQLQQQAMRCRETPEHLRSHIKEMIYERCHFNPHKSPDLTLMESKQACMNLGKTMDDLALIQPYAESLNMTTKEEKDLLGAASLAEELNSLKLKPQGHDQGERFNTENLPVNPQCEQVKMVVETNDTAYHKQSKACLRTAEMRLVAARKMEEAARAAEALAIAEITMLSSGNNQDALCFPEQPSFPLTLGAQMNKELSTNVSKIEILRKLEEANEEVKQSKQALEIALNRVEIASVKQLEAEDAVRQWNIESWKDQKAIGPKGTTKRESFSRRSFLSHVKQHEPRIYLTEPMLKRNVSTGNVLTRKQVPTIDDENHLVTPRRKFKFIHTHQASIGETV, encoded by the exons ATGTCGGAGAACCCTGCGGCGGAGACGATTCCGGGTACACCCGTTATCCGGGAGGTGAGAACCGGATCCGGGTTCGAGAGTTTCAACCCGGTGAGTGCAAGGAGAGGAGTTGTGAGAGCTGAAGTCGATAGTTCTCCACCGTTGTTTGGTGGTCGTCCCTTCAACCTTGAAGACAATTTG GAGGGTGTGAGGGAATTTGATATAAAGAGAATGAAAAAACAGACTGTGGAGCTTGAGAAGGATCTGATTATGAAAGAGTTAGAAACTCTTGATTTTCTAGAAGCTCTTGCATCAACCAAAAGCATTGTCGAAGATTTCAAGCGGCAGCTCCAGCAACAAGCAATGAGATGCAGGGAGACCCCTGAACATTTGCGTTCACACATCAAAGAGATGATCTATGAACGCTGCCATTTTAATCCCCACAAGTCTCCAGATCTGACCCTCATGGAATCGAAGCAGGCATGTATGAATCTTGGTAAAACCATGGATGATCTTGCATTGATCCAGCCCTATGCTGAATCTTTGAATATGACAACGAAGGAAGAGAAAGATTTACTTGGAGCGGCGTCTCTAGCTGAGGAGCTTAACAGTCTGAAGTTAAAACCACAAGGTCATGACCAAGGAGAGAGGTTCAATACGGAGAATTTACCTGTGAACCCACAATGTGAACAGGTCAAGATGGTAGTTGAAACCAATGATACAGCTTACCATAAACAGAGCAAGGCTTGTCTAAGAACTGCAGAAATGAGACTGGTTGCTGCAAGAAAAATGGAAGAGGCTGCAAGAGCAGCGGAAGCACTTGCGATTGCTGAAATCACCATGTTATCCAGCGGTAACAACCAAGACGCTCTCTGCTTCCCGGAGCAACCAAGTTTTCCATTAACACTTGGAGCACAGATGAACAAAGAATTATCCACCAATGTCTCAAAAATAGAGATCTTGAGAAAGCTGGAGGAAGCTAACGAAGAAGTCAAACAAAGTAAACAAGCCTTGGAAATTGCATTAAACCGAGTGGAAATCGCCAGTGTGAAGCAGCTTGAAGCAGAAGATGCGGTTCGCCAGTGGAACATAGAATCATGGAAAGACCAGAAAGCTATTGGACCAAAAGGAACGACGAAAAGAGAGAGCTTCTCTCGACGCTCCTTCTTGAGCCATGTGAAACAGCACGAGCCACGAATCTATCTCACAGAGCCAATGCTGAAACGAAACGTATCAACGGGCAATGTTCTAACCAGGAAACAAGTTCCTACTATCGACGATGAGAATCATTTGGTGACACCGAGGAGAAAGTTTAAGTTCATTCACACACATCAAGCTTCCATTGGAGAAACAGTGTAA